The following proteins come from a genomic window of Sorghum bicolor cultivar BTx623 chromosome 3, Sorghum_bicolor_NCBIv3, whole genome shotgun sequence:
- the LOC8056555 gene encoding galactinol--sucrose galactosyltransferase, which translates to MAPNLSKTTPAAGLPLGDEVAPVEGLKPSRFTLKGKDLAVDGHPFLLDVPANIRLTPASTLVPAAPAPAGNGSFLGFDAAEAKSRHVVPVGRLRDIRFMSIFRFKVWWTTHWVGDNGRDVENETQMMVLDRSAAAGEPGSGRPYVLLLPIIEGSFRACLEAGKVDDYVDLCVESGSSSVRGAAFRSALYLHAGDDPFELVADAVRVVRAHLGTFRTMEEKTPPPIVDKFGWCTWDAFYLKVHPEGVWEGVRRLADGGCPPGLVLIDDGWQSICHDEDDPASGEEGMNRTSAGEQMPCRLIKFQENHKFREYKQGGMGAFVREMKAAFPTVEQVYVWHALCGYWGGLRPGATGLPPAKVVAPKLSPGLQRTMEDLAVDKIVNNGVGLVDPKRAHELYEGLHSHLQASGIDGVKVDVIHLLEMLCEEYGGRVELAKSYFAGLTASVRRHFGGNGVIASMEHCNDFMLMGTEAVALGRVGDDFWCTDPSGDPNGTFWLQGCHMVHCAYNSLWMGNFIHPDWDMFQSTHPCAAFHAASRAVSGGPIYVSDSVGQHDFALLRRLALPDGTVLRCEGYALPTRDCLFADPLHDGRTVLKIWNVNRFAGVVGAFNCQGGGWSPEARRNKCFSEFSVPLAARASPADVEWKSDKAGPGVSVKGVSQFAVYMVEARTLQLLRPDEGVDLTLQPFTYELLVVAPVRVISPERAIKFAPIGLANMLNTAGAVQAFEARKDAGGVTAEVSVKGSGELVAYSSARPRLCKVNGEEAEFAYKDGMVTVDVPWSGASSKLCRVEYVY; encoded by the exons ATGGCTCCCAACCTCAGCAAGACGACGCCTGCTGCTGGCCTCCCTCTCGGCGACGAGGTGGCCCCGGTGGAGGGCCTCAAGCCGTCACGGTTCACCCTCAAGGGCAAGGACCTGGCCGTGGACGGCCACCCGTTCCTGCTGGACGTGCCTGCCAACATCCGGCTCACCCCGGCGTCGACGCTCGTGCCCGCCGCCCCCGCGCCGGCCGGCAACGGCAGCTTCCTCGGCTTCGACGCGGCGGAGGCTAAGAGCCGGCATGTGGTGCCCGTCGGCAGGCTCCGTGACATCCGGTTCATGAGCATCTTCCGCTTCAAGGTGTGGTGGACCACCCACTGGGTGGGCGACAACGGCCGTGACGTGGAGAACGAGACGCAGATGATGGTGCTCGaccgctccgccgccgccggcgagcctGGCAGCGGCCGTCCCTACGTGCTGCTGCTCCCCATCATCGAGGGCTCGTTCCGAGCCTGCCTGGAGGCCGGGAAGGTGGACGACTACGTGGACCTGTGCGTGGAGAGCGGGTCCTCGTCCGTGCGCGGCGCCGCGTTCCGGAGCGCGCTGTACCTTCACGCCGGCGACGACCCGTTCGAGCTCGTCGCGGACGCCGTCCGGGTGGTCCGCGCGCACCTGGGCACGTTCCGGACCATGGAGGAGAAGACGCCGCCGCCGATCGTGGACAAGTTCGGGTGGTGCACGTGGGACGCCTTCTACCTCAAGGTGCACCCGGAAGGGGTGTGGGAGGGCGTGCGCCGCCTCGCCGACGGCGGGTGCCCGCCGGGGCTGGTGCTCATCGACGACGGCTGGCAGTCCATCTGCCACGACGAGGACGACCCGGCCAGCGGCGAGGAAGGCATGAACCGGACCTCCGCCGGCGAGCAGATGCCGTGCCGGCTCATCAAGTTCCAGGAGAACCACAAGTTCCGGGAGTACAAGCAGGGCGGGATGGGCGCGTTCGTGCGGGAGATGAAGGCGGCGTTCCCGACCGTGGAGCAGGTGTACGTGTGGCACGCGCTGTGCGGGTACTGGGGCGGCCTCCGCCCCGGCGCGACCGGACTGCCGCCGGCCAAGGTGGTGGCGCCCAAGCTCTCCCCCGGACTGCAGCGCACCATGGAggacctcgccgtcgacaaGATCGTCAACAACGGCGTCGGCCTCGTCGACCCCAAGCGCGCGCACGAGCTCTACGAGGGCTTGCACTCTCACCTCCAGGCATCCGGCATCGACGGCGTCAAGGTCGACGTCATCCAC TTGCTGGAGATGCTGTGCGAGGAGTACGGCGGCCGCGTTGAGCTCGCCAAGTCCTACTTCGCCGGTCTGACGGCGTCGGTTCGTCGGCACTTCGGCGGCAACGGCGTGATCGCGAGCATGGAGCACTGCAACGACTTCATGCTGATGGGCACGGAGGCGGTGGCGCTGGGCCGCGTCGGCGACGACTTCTGGTGCACGGACCCCTCCGGCGACCCCAACGGCACCTTCTGGCTGCAGGGCTGCCACATGGTGCACTGCGCCTACAACTCGCTGTGGATGGGCAACTTCATCCACCCGGACTGGGACATGTTCCAGTCCACGCACCCCTGCGCCGCCTTCCACGCCGCCTCCCGCGCCGTCTCCGGCGGGCCCATCTACGTCAGCGACTCGGTGGGGCAGCACGACTTCGCGCTgctccgccgcctcgcgctccccgaCGGCACCGTCCTCCGCTGCGAGGGCTACGCGCTGCCCACGCGCGACTGCCTCTTCGCCGACCCGCTCCACGACGGCCGTACCGTGCTCAAGATCTGGAACGTGAACCGCTTCGCCGGCGTCGTCGGCGCCTTCAACTGCCAGGGCGGCGGGTGGAGCCCCGAGGCGCGGCGGAACAAGTGCTTCTCGGAGTTCTCGGTGCCCCTGGCGGCGCGCGCCTCGCCGGCCGACGTCGAGTGGAAGAGCGACAAGGCCGGGCCCGGCGTCAGCGTCAAGGGCGTCTCCCAGTTCGCCGTGTACATGGTCGAGGCCAGGACGCTGCAGCTGCTGCGCCCCGACGAGGGCGTCGACCTCACGCTCCAGCCCTTCACCTacgagctcctcgtcgtcgcccCCGTGCGCGTCATCTCGCCGGAGCGGGCCATCAAGTTCGCGCCCATCGGGCTCGCCAACATGCTCAACACCGCCGGCGCCGTGCAGGCGTTCGAGGCCAGGAAGGACGCGGGCGGCGTCACGGCAGAGGTGTCCGTGAAGGGCTCCGGGGAGCTGGTGGCGTACTCGTCGGCGAGGCCCAGGCTCTGCAAGGTGAACGGCGAGGAGGCCGAGTTCGCGTACAAGGACGGCATGGTCACCGTCGACGTGCCGTGGTCGGGGGCGTCCTCGAAGCTGTGTCGCGTCGAGTACGTCTACTGA
- the LOC8078486 gene encoding pollen-specific leucine-rich repeat extensin-like protein 2 — protein sequence MNASQFMDKQILGLAASASPSGGGGGGAGGGGGVDLSDLMIPIPQEDGEDRLRRRRSSSSVNGTADDMLPSYDFQPIRTGGGAAAAPAPQASWGSLDSKEPSAFTAASYNLKSAGILEPHVLKKVSHEEDRSNFPTVTIADIDRTMKKYSDNLLHALEGVSSRLSQMEGRTHQLENSVDELKLTIGNYNGSTDGKLRHLENMLREVQAGVQIMRDKQEIVETQLHLAKLQTTKADAQLSENSGSGQAGSQQHTVAPPQAAIQPQQVLTPSQPPALPALPAPNAPPPLPTLQSQPPSQFPSHLQHSQVPSVPSVAPVPSVPPLPRDVYYAPSSQPTETMHQQYQAPPAPQPQAPPASQQYQASPVPQPQAPPAPQQYQSPSQFPQYAQPPQPATVNPPTSHVPPAPQQPEETMPYAPPQSYPPNARPPSPYMQPPSGPAPPYYGQQNPSMYEPPAGRANPGPPSSYGSGGYGPQGGSGFSESYGYSGSPSHRGNSGMKPSSPFAQSSGGSGSYGSGRLPTAQILPQAVPISSSSTSGSSGNRVPLDDVVEKVATMGFSREQVRATVRRLTENGQNVDLNVVLDKLMNGR from the exons ATGAACGCGTCGCAGTTCATGGACAAGCAGATCCTCGGCCtggccgcctccgcctccccctccggcggcggcggcggcggcgcggggggCGGTGGGGGTGTGGATCTCAGCGATCTGATGATCCCGATCCCCCAGGAGGACGGCGAGGACCGCCTCCGTCGCCGGCGTAGCAGCAGCAGCGTCAACGGCACGGCAGACGACATGCTACCCAGCTACGACTTCCAGCCCATCcgcaccggcggcggcgccgccgccgcccccgcgCCCCAGGCCTCGTGGGGGTCGCTCGACTCCAAGGAACCCTCCGCCTTCACCGCCGCCTCATACAACCTCAAG AGTGCTGGTATATTGGAGCCACATGTGCTGAAGAAAGTTAGTCATGAGGAAGACAGGAGTAACTTCCCTACAGTTACTATCGCAGATATTGATCGAACCATGAAGAAGTACTCTGATAACCTTTTGCATGCACTGGAAGGTGTAAGCTCAAGGCTTTCACAGATGGAGGGTAGAACGCACCAACTCGAAAACTCTGTTGATGAGTTGAAGTTAACAATTGGTAACTATAATGGTAGCACTGATGGAAAACTCAGGCACCTTGAGAACATGCTCAGGGAG GTCCAAGCAGGTGTGCAGATTATGCGAGACAAGCAAGAAATTGTCGAGACACAGCTCCACCTTGCGAAGCTCCAGACAACCAAAGCTGATGCccagttatcagaaaatagtgGGTCTGGACAGGCTGGCTCACAGCAGCATACAGTGGCTCCTCCACAAGCAGCCATTCAGCCACAGCAAGTCCTAACCCCTTCGCAACCACCTGCCCTTCCTGCCCTTCCTGCTCCAAATGCACCACCTCCACTTCCAACGCTCCAAAGCCAACCACCATCACAGTTTCCAAGTCATTTACAACATTCACAGGTACCATCTGTGCCTTCTGTTGCACCGGTTCCCTCAGTCCCGCCTTTACCAAGGGATGTTTACTATGCTCCATCTTCTCAGCCGACTGAAACCATGCACCAGCAGTATCAAGCTCCGCCAGCTCCACAGCCTCAGGCTCCTCCTGCATCTCAGCAGTATCAAGCTTCGCCAGTTCCACAGCCTCAGGCCCCTCCTGCACCTCAGCAGTACCAATCCCCATCCCAGTTCCCTCAATATGCACAGCCACCTCAGCCTGCAACTGTTAACCCTCCAACTTCCCATGTGCCCCCTGCACCCCAGCAACCAGAGGAAACTATGCCTTATGCACCGCCTCAGAGTTATCCACCTAATGCACGCCCTCCTTCACCTTATATGCAACCGCCTAGTGGACCTGCTCCTCCTTACTATGGACAGCAAAACCCTAGCATGTATGAACCTCCTGCAGGCCGGGCTAACCCTGGGCCGCCATCATCCTACGGTTCTGGTGGGTATGGCCCACAGGGTGGAAGTGGTTTCTCTGAATCATATGGTTACAGTGGATCTCCTTCCCACCGTGGCAATTCTGGAATGAAGCCGTCTTCACCTTTTGCTCAATCCTCTGGGGGAAGTGGCAGCTATGGCAGTGGCAGGCTCCCCACGGCTCAGATACTACCGCAAGCAGTGCCGATCAGCTCCTCCAGCACCAGTGGTTCTTCAGGTAATAGAGTGCCACTTGATGATGTAGTGGAGAAGGTTGCCACAATGGGATTCTCAAGAGAGCAGGTGAGAGCAACCGTGCGGAGGCTGACTGAAAATGGGCAGAACGTGGACCTGAATGTGGTGCTCGACAAGCTGATGAACGGCAGATAA